From one Planococcus citri chromosome 3, ihPlaCitr1.1, whole genome shotgun sequence genomic stretch:
- the Gnf1 gene encoding replication factor C subunit 1: MADIRKYFTSSRNKTESVTAKPSSSSKLRKRPIIESDSEDEKDKELNKKKKVQQKPSKKKNSAIISDSSDDDKESEKSRPQNSKPDTKEISSKKRQRSEIIDSSSEDASPSSKKRTVQKKLDKVDVKSKFFKETSVSAVFGDKPVRRDSTRLKEIQEKLKKTTKTVKNDIQITDEDFEAAVLQMDDVGSNWVDSNRNSKSDSTLQNGKTDKEKNTESPRKNKKSDAVEKESKKSPDKNKKSDAVEKESKKSPEKNKKSDAVEKESKKSPGINKKSEAVEKESKKSPEKNKKSDAVEKESKKSPGINKKSEAVEKESKKSPEKNKKSDAVEKESKKPPEKNNKSNVIEKEFKKNEKVVVREEPVSKSLSSKTTSGSSAKLSIKDKLKQFSALSTSSKQVVEEVNKKTPSPTKSTEKLLSMKLKCTPDSGYSSFSSNCDSQGSQNSSKSDMTSQSVVVTSSRVKEECNSSNPKTLVKREIPSNSKAITSSKLEDASSTQSVAVGDDMPWVEKYKPDSTKKIIGQQGDQSSMKKLTRWLNDWYKNNAGSKKPAYVPAGWNTDKTGSIHKAALLSGPPGVGKTTTVSLVCKELGFDVVEFNASDTRSKKLLEEEVSKLLTNTSITSLFGGDGCKYSVTKKHVLVMDEVDGMAGTEDRGGVQELIHLIKITKVPIICMCNDRSHPKIRSLVNYCFDLRFQRPRLEQIKGYMKSVCFKEKLNVSSDVLNNIITSSNQDVRLVLNHLSMLAADKNSELEASKKYVKLSPWDALRKMFSKEDHKNMSIHDKFDLFFYDYSIAPLFVQENYLSVKPLNTKTQSKLEKMQLYARAADCISIGDLVDKEIRSSSAWSLLPTQAIFASYAPGEILEGYCSGQIAFPSWLGKNSKTNKIDRLLQEIQIHTRLKISASKESVNLEYASFLRNHILQPLVKDGSDGAKTALERLHEYDLLREDLESLSEICSWTSSADPLSKIDSKVKSAFTRLYNKNPPVRPYSLSAPIKKKANDDSLEEENSEDDDDKDNEEPDAMIVVKKKQLNQSDTMSPSTSKTKAKNPKNTSTTNKKKKK, from the exons ATG GCGGATATTCGCAAGTATTTCACATCGAGTCGGAATAAAACCGAATCTGTAACGGCAAAACCATCTTCAAGCTCTAAATTACGTAAAAGACCTATTATCGAATCGGATAGTGAAGATGAAAAGGATAAAGAGTTGAATAAAA AGAAAAAAGTACAGCAAAAAccttctaaaaagaaaaattctgcTATTATAAGTGATTCTTCCGATGACGATaaagaaagtgaaaaatctcGTCCTCAGAATTCAAAGCCAG ATACGAAAGAAATAAGTTCTAAAAAGCGCCAAAGATCTGAAATTATTGATTCTTCATCCGAAGACGCTTCTCCTTCATCTAAAAAGAGAACTGTACAAA aaaagctAGATAAAGTTGATGTCaagtcgaaatttttcaaagaaacgtCAGTTTCTGCTGTATTTGGTGACAAGCCAGTTAGACGAGATAGTACACGATtaaaagaaattcaagaaaagctgaaaaaaacg acgaaaacagtgaaaaatgaTATCCAGATAACGGACGAGGATTTTGAAGCAGCTGTTCTTCAGATGGATGATGTTGGAAGTAACTGGGTTGATTCTAACAGAAATTCCAAATCTGATTCCACTCTACAGAATGGAAAAACAGATAAAGAGAAAAATACGGAGTCtccgagaaaaaataaaaaatcggaTGCAGTCGAAAAAGAGTCGAAGAAATCAccggataaaaataaaaaatctgatgcAGTTGAAAAAGAGTCAAAGAAATCAccggaaaaaaataaaaaatctgatgcAGTTGAAAAAGAGTCGAAGAAATCGCCGGggataaataaaaaatctgaagCAGTTGAAAAAGAGTCGAAGAAATCAccggagaaaaataaaaaatctgatgcAGTTGAAAAAGAGTCGAAGAAATCGCCgggaataaataaaaaatctgaagCAGTTGAAAAAGAGTCGAAGAAATCAccggagaaaaataaaaaatctgatgcAGTTGAAAAAGAGTCGAAGAAACCGcccgaaaaaaataacaaatcaaatgtaattgaaaaagagtttaagaaaaatgagaaaGTTGTGGTTAGAGAAGAACCTGTTAGTAAATCGCTTTCTAGTAAAACGACCTCAGGATCATCTGCGAAGTTATCTATTAAAGATAAATTGAAACAGTTCTCGGCACTTTCAACATCCAGTAAACAAGTTGTCGAAgaagtaaacaaaaaaacaccCAGTCCAACAAAATctactgaaaaattattgtccATGAAACTTAAATGTACGCCTGATTCGGGATATTCCAGTTTTTCATCCAATTGTGATTCGCAGGGTTCGCAAAACAGTAGTAAAAGTGATATGACTTCTCAAAGCGTTGTTGTAACGAGTAGTCGTGTGAAAGAAGAATGTAATTCTAGTAATCCTAAAACACTTGTTAAACGTGAAATTCCAAGTAACTCTAAAGCGATCACTTCGAGCAAATTAGAAGATGCGAGTAGTACTCAATCGGTTGCAGTTGGTGATGATATGCCGTGGGTCGAAAAATACAAACCAgatagtacaaaaaaaattattggacaGCAAGGTGATCAAagtagtatgaaaaaattaacgagaTGGCTGAACGATTGGTACAAAAACAACGCTGGTTCTAAAAAACCAGCCTATGTTCCCG CTGGTTGGAACACGGATAAGACAGGGTCTATTCACAAAGCTGCTCTATTATCCGGGCCTCCGGGAGTTG GAAAAACAACCACTGTATCTTTGGTATGCAAAGAGTTGGGCTTCGATGTTGTGGAATTCAACGCTTCTGATACTCGATCGAAAAAGCTTCTTGAAGAAGAAGTATCTAAACTGCTGACAAATACATCCATTACATCTTTATTTGGTGGCGATG GATGTAAATATTCCGTTACAAAAAAGCATGTATTGGTTATGGATGAAGTAGATGGAATGGCTGGTACGGAAGATCGAGGAGGTGTTCAAGAACTAAttcatttgatcaaaatcaCCAAAGTTCCTATTATTTGTATGTGTAATGATAGAAGTCATCCTAAAATAAGAAGTCTCGTAAATTACTGTTTTGATTTGCGATTTCAACGACCAAGACTTGAACAAATTAAA GGATATATGAAGAGTGTatgttttaaagaaaaattaaatgtaTCATCGGATGTTTTAAATAACATCATAACCAGCAGTAATCAAGACGTCCGGCTTGTACTTAATCACTTATCCATGTTGGCCGCTGATAAAAATTCCGAACTTgaagcttcaaaaaaatatgttaaatTG AGTCCTTGGGATGCCTTACGTAAAATGTTTTCCAAAGAAGATCACAAAAACATGTCCATACAtgataaatttgatttatttttctatgACTATAGCATAGCGCCTTTATTCGTTCAAGAGAATTACCTTTCTGTGAAACCTCTTAATACGAA gacTCAaagtaaacttgaaaaaatgcagtTATACGCTCGTGCCGCTGATTGTATCAGTATTGGTGATTTAGTTGATAAAGAAATTAGGTCCAGTAGCGCTTGGAGTCTACTACCCACTCAG GCTATTTTTGCAAGTTATGCTCCTGGTGAAATCTTGGAAGGATACTGCTCTGGACAAATCGCCTTTCCATCGTGGTTGGGTAAAAATTCTAAGACAAACAAAATCGATAGATTATTACAAGAAATACAAATTCATACCAGATTAaa aatatctGCGAGTAAAGAATCAGTAAACTTGGAGTAtgcttcatttttgagaaatcacATTTTACAACCGTTAGTGAAGGATGGGTCGGATGGGGCTAAAACAGCTTTGGAAAGATTACACGAATATGATTTGTTACGAGAAGATCTTGAAAGCCTATCTGAGATTTGTAGTTGGACCAGTTCTGCAGATCCTTTATCGAAAATTGATAGCAAA gTGAAATCTGCTTTCACAAGGTTGTATAATAAAAATCCTCCTGTGAGACCGTATTCGCTTAGTGCTCCGATTAAAAAGAAAGCTAATGATGATTCGTTGGAAGAAGAAAACAGTGAAGATGACGACGATAAGGATAACGAAGAACCTGATGCCATGATTGTG GTTAAGAAGAAACAATTGAATCAAAGTGATACTATGTCTCCGTCGACATCAAAAACCAAGGCGAAAAATCCGAAGAATACTAGTACtacgaacaagaaaaaaaagaaatag
- the LOC135840128 gene encoding zinc finger protein 510-like isoform X2, which translates to MLPSELIGVCRLCLVKDQVEVNIFENDSKDIYYRISTCLPVTIASEDKLPKKICLSCHDKINMFYDFWNQTLTTEKHLLSWLNLDSETSNNICDSSQSYSYCVSESNDADINHSTSIDSDENNADSDLENSVDKRKSNECSEPENNLILNVDYQDDKPGPSGFQVEQTSALKQLQGYTDELANNSLSNLSKIFQVLNSPEDMSENTLSPAAPSPLPEKRPHTNDHFEPEPLYKCETCSKTFSCEDILAMHKLSQCNEQGDLKKCYLCDETFTNPSTLAEHMKNIHDDRKFQCEECGKCFLTKHHLRMHSSMHLDSKPFSCQKCGTNFRYKKTYETHVKIHANEKKSTDEQTFVCDICEQRFSTRNSYIHHARSHKNVTGKCKLMCFVCNQTFASKRMLTQHLRTQCGEKTHTCDVCGKELLTKESLDCHKLIHVDEKSLVCKICGKTFSHRKYFVVHQRIHTGERPYKCITCNKTFTQASTLTVHRRYHTGERPYKCFVCSKGFVTRTIMLSHLKYHKKS; encoded by the exons ATGTTACCATCGGAATTGATCGGAGTATGCCGATTGTGTTTGGTCAAAGACCAAGTAGAAGTTAATATCTTCGAAAATGATTCTAAGGATATCTATTACCGAATTTCGACCTGCCTTCCAGTCACC ATCGCCTCAGAAgataaattacccaaaaaaatatGTCTTAGTTGCCACGATAAGATAAATATGTTCTACGATTTTTGGAATCAAACATTGACTACCGAAAAACATTTATTATCGTGGCTGAATCTTGATTCCGAAACTTCGAACAATATTTGCGATAGTTCCCAGTCTTATTCTTATTGCGTTTCTGAG AGTAATGACGCAGATATCAATCATTCTACGAGCATCGATAGCGACGAAAATAATGCAGACAGTGATTTAGAGAATAGTGTAGACAAACGGAAATCTAACGAATGCAGTGAACCTGAAAATAACCTTATACTCAATGTGGATTATCAAGATGACAAACCAGGACCTTCCGGTTTTCAAGTTGAACAAACTTCTGCGCTGAAACAATTACAAGG gtataCCGACGAATTGGCGAATAATTCGCTGAGTAATTTATCGAAAATATTCCAAGTATTGAATAGCCCCGAGGATATGTCAGAAAACACATTATCACCCGCTGCACCTTCGCCTTTGCCTGAAAAACGACCTCATACGAACGATCATTTCGAACCCGAACCTCTATACAAATGTGAAACTTGCAGCAAGACGTTTTCATGCGAGGATATCTTAGCTATGCATAAATTGAGCCAATGCAACGAGCAGGGCGACTTGAAGAAATGCTATTTGTGCGACGAAACGTTTACGAATCCGTCGACGCTAGCCGAGCATATGAAGAACATTCACGACGATCGTAAATTTCAATGTGAAGAGTGTGGCAAATGTTTTCTAACCAAGCACCACTTACGTATGCACAGTTCGATGCATTTAGATTCTAAGCCATTTTCGTGCCAAAAATGCGGTACCAATTTCCGTTATAAAAAAACCTACGAAACGCACGTCAAAATCCACGccaatgagaaaaaatcaaccGACGAGCAGACGTTCGTTTGTGACATTTGCGAGCAACGTTTTTCTACGCGTAATTCCTATATACATCACGCTCGAAGTCATAAAAACGTTACCGGTAAATGCAAACTGATGTGTTTCGTTTGTAACCAGACTTTCGCCTCGAAACGTATGCTTACTCAGCATCTACGTACGCAATGTGGAGAAAAAACGCATACGTGCGACGTCTGTGGAAAAGAGTTACTGACTAAAGAGTCGTTAGATTGCCATAAACTTATACACGTCGATGAGAAATCGTTAGTTTGTAAAATTTGCGGTAAAACCTTCTCACATCGTAAATATTTCGTTGTCCATCAACGCATACATACCGGTGAGAGACCTTACAAGTGTATCACTTGTAATAAAACCTTTACTCAGGCGTC